The proteins below come from a single Beutenbergia cavernae DSM 12333 genomic window:
- a CDS encoding Gfo/Idh/MocA family protein, translating into MTTRPAPSETTTETTRRTYAVVGTGSRSRMYVDAATTTHADVAELVALADPNAVRVGVSRDRVASTGAEPAIFAGPDATRDVLATAPDVVVVTSPDHTHADVAVAALEAGADVVVEKPLTTSADGVRRLARALEASGRSLVMTFNYRYSPRNSRVKELLATGAIGDVTAVHFEWCLDTAHGADYFRRWHRDKAGSGGLQIHKSSHHFDLVNWWLDDVAEVVFARGGLRRYGDGNAPAAGRPRLGRDVLGADPGDPWALDLARDETLRTLYLEAEGSDGYQRDVDVFAPGVTIEDTLSVLVGYRGGANLTYALNAYSPWEGYRVAFTGTLGRLELDVVERSWVPAPGEGHGRVVDPSAAADETAAASVDVRPPGTRLTLQRHWERAEEVEIPMGSGAHGGGDAVLLDDVFRGVGSRPDPLGRSAGLRDGVAAVAVGLAVNASLDAGTAVRVADLDLAGVLDDGAEVAS; encoded by the coding sequence GTGACCACGCGACCCGCCCCGTCCGAGACGACCACCGAGACCACCCGCCGCACGTACGCCGTCGTCGGCACCGGCTCGCGCTCGCGCATGTACGTCGATGCCGCGACGACGACGCACGCCGACGTGGCCGAGCTCGTCGCCCTGGCGGACCCCAACGCGGTGCGCGTCGGCGTCTCCCGCGACCGCGTCGCCTCGACCGGCGCTGAGCCCGCGATCTTCGCCGGGCCGGACGCCACCAGGGACGTCCTGGCCACCGCACCGGACGTCGTCGTCGTCACGAGCCCCGACCACACGCACGCGGACGTCGCCGTCGCGGCGCTCGAGGCGGGTGCCGACGTCGTCGTCGAGAAGCCGCTCACGACGTCGGCCGACGGCGTCCGGCGCCTCGCCCGGGCGCTCGAGGCGTCCGGGCGGTCGCTCGTCATGACGTTCAACTACCGGTACTCGCCGCGGAACTCGCGGGTGAAGGAGCTGCTCGCCACGGGAGCGATCGGCGACGTCACGGCCGTCCACTTCGAGTGGTGCCTCGACACCGCGCACGGCGCCGACTACTTCCGCCGCTGGCACCGCGACAAGGCCGGCTCGGGCGGCCTGCAGATCCACAAGTCGAGCCACCACTTCGACCTCGTGAACTGGTGGCTCGACGACGTCGCCGAGGTCGTGTTCGCGCGCGGCGGCCTGCGCCGCTACGGCGACGGCAACGCGCCGGCGGCCGGCCGCCCGCGACTGGGCCGCGACGTCCTGGGCGCCGACCCGGGCGACCCCTGGGCGCTCGACCTCGCGCGCGACGAGACGCTGCGCACGCTCTACCTGGAGGCCGAGGGCTCCGACGGCTACCAGCGCGACGTCGACGTCTTCGCCCCCGGGGTGACGATCGAGGACACGCTGTCGGTGCTCGTCGGCTACCGCGGCGGCGCGAACCTCACGTACGCGCTCAACGCGTACTCCCCGTGGGAGGGCTACCGCGTGGCGTTCACGGGGACGCTGGGTCGCCTCGAGCTGGACGTCGTCGAGCGGTCCTGGGTCCCGGCCCCGGGCGAGGGCCACGGCCGGGTCGTCGACCCGAGCGCCGCGGCCGACGAGACGGCCGCCGCATCCGTCGACGTGCGCCCGCCGGGCACGCGCCTGACGCTGCAGCGACACTGGGAGCGGGCCGAGGAGGTCGAGATCCCGATGGGAAGCGGAGCGCACGGCGGCGGCGACGCCGTGCTGCTCGACGACGTGTTCCGCGGCGTCGGGTCGCGCCCCGATCCCCTGGGCCGGTCGGCGGGGCTGCGGGACGGCGTTGCCGCCGTCGCCGTCGGGCTGGCCGTGAACGCGTCGCTCGACGCCGGCACGGCCGTCCGGGTCGCCGACCTGGACCTCGCCGGCGTGCTGGACGACGGCGCCGAGGTCGCGTCGTGA
- a CDS encoding carbohydrate ABC transporter permease, with product MAFMTRALPARIRTRTPRGATSESEDTYFEKLGSTSRTRFLRHVLLCAVGAVMLYPLLWMLSSSFKPSDLVFSDLSLWPAEWDLSNYTTGWNALAHPFTVYILNSLVIVVLTIIGNLASCGLAAYAFARMEFRGRKVLFALMLGTLMLPGHVLLIPQYVVFNVLGWMNTYLPLVVPNFLATNAFFIFLMVQFMRNLPSELDDAARIDGCGPFGTFRRVIVPLCMPAFATTAIFTFISTWNEFFGPLLYLTDDALYTVPLALRQFMDSEGQSAWGPMFAMSVVSLAPVIGFFIAGQKYLIKGIATTGLK from the coding sequence ATGGCCTTCATGACCCGGGCGCTCCCCGCCCGCATCCGCACGCGGACTCCACGTGGCGCGACCTCCGAGTCGGAGGACACGTACTTCGAGAAGCTCGGCAGCACGAGCCGCACGAGGTTCCTACGGCACGTCCTGCTCTGCGCCGTCGGCGCCGTCATGCTCTACCCGCTGCTGTGGATGCTCTCGAGCTCGTTCAAGCCGTCCGACCTGGTGTTCTCCGACCTGTCGCTCTGGCCCGCCGAGTGGGACCTGTCCAACTACACGACCGGGTGGAACGCTCTGGCGCACCCGTTCACCGTCTACATCCTGAACTCGCTCGTCATCGTCGTCCTGACGATCATCGGCAACCTCGCGTCGTGCGGGCTGGCCGCGTACGCCTTCGCCCGGATGGAGTTCCGCGGCCGCAAGGTCCTCTTCGCGCTCATGCTCGGCACGCTCATGCTGCCCGGGCACGTGCTGCTCATCCCGCAGTACGTGGTGTTCAACGTGCTCGGCTGGATGAACACGTACCTGCCGCTCGTGGTGCCGAACTTCCTCGCGACGAACGCGTTCTTCATCTTCCTCATGGTGCAGTTCATGCGGAACCTGCCGAGCGAGCTCGACGACGCCGCCCGGATCGACGGGTGCGGACCGTTCGGCACGTTCCGGCGCGTCATCGTGCCGCTGTGCATGCCGGCGTTCGCGACGACGGCGATCTTCACGTTCATCTCGACGTGGAACGAGTTCTTCGGTCCCCTGCTGTACCTGACCGACGACGCGCTGTACACCGTCCCCCTCGCCCTGCGGCAGTTCATGGACTCCGAGGGTCAGTCGGCCTGGGGGCCCATGTTCGCGATGTCCGTCGTCTCGCTCGCCCCCGTCATCGGGTTCTTCATCGCCGGGCAGAAGTACCTCATCAAGGGGATCGCCACGACCGGACTCAAGTGA
- a CDS encoding NAD-dependent epimerase/dehydratase family protein — translation MRVAVTGGAGRLGRSVVAGLAAAGHEVTSLDLRPVPGPPDDGAAHLRIDLADAVATRATFATLAPQALVHLAAIAVPFSRPEHEIWDLNTSVTFHAVDAALAAGADHVLIASSPTVLGYGAPLGWSPSYLPLDEAHPIAPWNAYALSKAAMESIGRMVATQRGDDVRVASFRPCYVIAPEEWAGAPTQQGHTVAQRLADPALAAASLFNYVDARDAAGFVERWLEAAREAPNAQTYLVGAADAFSARPTADVVAEHLPALAPFAAGVAGHDPLFSVAKAERELGWRPERTWRAETAGGPARGAALPDDDDDAAPVERVAAARGGEGA, via the coding sequence GTGAGGGTGGCCGTCACCGGTGGCGCGGGCCGCCTGGGCCGCAGCGTGGTCGCGGGTCTGGCCGCCGCGGGTCACGAGGTCACGTCCCTGGACCTGCGTCCCGTCCCGGGTCCGCCGGACGACGGCGCCGCGCACCTGCGGATCGACCTCGCCGACGCCGTGGCCACCCGAGCCACGTTCGCCACCCTCGCCCCGCAGGCGCTCGTGCACCTCGCGGCGATCGCCGTGCCGTTCAGCCGCCCGGAGCACGAGATCTGGGACCTCAACACGTCGGTGACGTTCCACGCCGTCGACGCAGCGCTGGCCGCGGGCGCCGACCATGTGCTCATCGCCTCGAGCCCCACGGTGCTGGGGTACGGCGCACCGCTCGGGTGGTCGCCGTCGTACCTGCCGCTCGACGAGGCCCACCCGATCGCCCCCTGGAACGCCTACGCGCTGTCCAAGGCGGCGATGGAGTCGATCGGGCGGATGGTCGCCACGCAGCGCGGCGACGACGTCCGGGTCGCCTCGTTCCGGCCGTGCTACGTGATCGCCCCGGAGGAGTGGGCCGGCGCGCCGACGCAGCAGGGCCACACGGTGGCCCAGCGGCTGGCGGACCCGGCCCTCGCCGCGGCCTCCCTGTTCAACTACGTGGACGCGCGGGACGCGGCCGGGTTCGTGGAGCGGTGGCTCGAGGCCGCACGCGAGGCGCCGAACGCGCAGACCTACCTCGTGGGGGCCGCCGACGCGTTCAGCGCCCGCCCGACCGCCGACGTCGTGGCGGAGCACCTGCCAGCCCTCGCGCCGTTCGCCGCAGGCGTCGCCGGGCACGACCCGCTGTTCAGCGTCGCGAAGGCGGAGCGCGAGCTCGGCTGGCGGCCGGAGCGGACCTGGCGCGCGGAGACGGCGGGCGGACCTGCCCGTGGAGCGGCCCTCCCCGACGACGACGACGACGCGGCGCCGGTCGAGCGGGTCGCCGCGGCACGGGGCGGGGAGGGCGCATGA
- a CDS encoding carbohydrate ABC transporter permease, translated as METVTVTAPPLERAPAEPDTPSSAGRRGPSIRRRADRSAYLFLLPWFVGLLFTLVPFGASFYLAFTDYNLINPPQWIGLDNFVEMLNDRYLRQALQVTFTYTFVSVPLSLLAALGVALALNKGIKGLRYYRAVYYLPSLLGGSVAIVMLWRYIFGNDGIINVVLGFFGIQGPSWVSDPQYALSVLIILHIWTFGSPMVIFLAGLRQIPLMYYEAASIDGASRWRQFRSITLPLLSPIIFFNLVLALIGSLQTFTQGYIMSGGTGGPSGSTLFYNLYLYIEGFQRFDMGYASALAWLLLVIVALFTAANFLMSRFWVFYDN; from the coding sequence ATGGAGACAGTCACCGTGACAGCACCTCCTCTCGAACGCGCACCGGCGGAGCCGGACACCCCGAGCTCCGCCGGGCGCCGCGGTCCGTCGATCCGACGCCGCGCCGACCGCAGCGCCTACCTGTTCCTGCTGCCCTGGTTCGTGGGCCTGCTGTTCACGCTCGTGCCCTTCGGGGCGTCGTTCTACCTGGCGTTCACCGACTACAACCTCATCAACCCGCCGCAGTGGATCGGGCTCGACAACTTCGTCGAGATGCTGAACGACAGATACCTCCGTCAGGCGCTCCAGGTCACGTTCACCTACACGTTCGTGTCCGTCCCCCTGTCCCTGCTCGCCGCGCTCGGCGTCGCGCTCGCGCTGAACAAGGGCATCAAGGGCCTGCGGTACTACCGCGCCGTGTACTACCTGCCGTCGCTGCTCGGCGGGAGCGTCGCCATCGTCATGCTCTGGCGGTACATCTTCGGCAACGACGGGATCATCAACGTCGTCCTGGGCTTCTTCGGGATCCAGGGCCCGAGCTGGGTGTCGGACCCGCAGTACGCGCTGAGCGTGCTGATCATCCTGCACATCTGGACCTTCGGCTCACCGATGGTGATCTTCCTCGCCGGGCTGCGGCAGATCCCGCTCATGTACTACGAGGCGGCGAGCATCGACGGCGCGAGCCGGTGGCGCCAGTTCCGCTCGATCACCCTCCCGCTGCTCAGCCCGATCATCTTCTTCAACCTCGTGCTCGCGCTGATCGGCTCGCTGCAGACCTTCACCCAGGGCTACATCATGAGCGGCGGCACAGGCGGCCCCTCGGGCTCCACGCTCTTCTACAACCTCTACCTCTACATCGAGGGCTTCCAGCGGTTCGACATGGGGTACGCCTCCGCGCTGGCGTGGCTGCTCCTCGTCATCGTGGCGCTGTTCACGGCGGCGAACTTCCTCATGTCCCGCTTCTGGGTCTTCTACGACAACTGA
- a CDS encoding ABC transporter substrate-binding protein: MATPHLAPGLTRRGFHHLALGAGAVTAIGATAACAVEPEETPQETGSGPVELNFVWWGDAARAEVTEAALDIYREAHPDVTITTEYQDSTPYKDKLATRIAAGDAPDLMAMRRDQLREYGDRGALLDLNGVDGLDIGQIPDSAIDPWTVDGALLGVPAGLNTIGFIVQTTVLDEYGIDLPDGDTWTWDDLKVFADSITAASGGAVYGTGFEVATVANLYVYVRQQGEDLYTEDGALGASVATMQGWFDMIGAMRESGGFPPAGFFEDVGGGAEASYTAQGKLASEIIPTNNFKAYNEACGGTLALLRIPSESTAERRGQSIDCPHLWSIAADSPNQAAAADLLNFLTNDLSAWQAMMTTRGVPPNSEVAQELMGDLPEDDVTASEYLLGLAEEDLPPAFADPVGATEVQSLLADISTEVEFERVTAADGAQQFVDEANAVLG, encoded by the coding sequence ATGGCCACTCCGCACCTGGCCCCGGGACTGACCCGCCGGGGCTTCCACCACCTCGCGCTCGGCGCGGGCGCCGTCACGGCGATCGGTGCCACGGCGGCCTGCGCCGTCGAGCCCGAGGAGACGCCGCAGGAGACCGGCTCGGGGCCGGTCGAGCTCAACTTCGTGTGGTGGGGCGACGCCGCCCGAGCCGAGGTCACGGAGGCGGCTCTCGACATCTACCGGGAGGCGCACCCCGACGTCACCATCACCACCGAGTACCAGGACTCCACGCCGTACAAGGACAAGCTCGCCACGCGCATCGCCGCCGGTGACGCTCCCGACCTCATGGCGATGCGCCGCGACCAGCTGCGCGAGTACGGCGACCGCGGCGCGCTCCTCGACCTGAACGGAGTCGACGGCCTCGACATCGGCCAGATTCCCGACAGCGCGATCGACCCCTGGACCGTCGACGGCGCCCTCCTCGGCGTGCCGGCGGGTCTCAACACGATCGGGTTCATCGTCCAGACCACCGTCCTCGACGAGTACGGCATCGACCTGCCGGACGGCGACACGTGGACCTGGGACGACCTCAAGGTGTTCGCCGACTCCATCACCGCGGCCTCGGGCGGTGCCGTGTACGGCACCGGCTTCGAGGTCGCCACTGTCGCCAACCTGTACGTGTACGTCCGCCAGCAGGGCGAGGACCTGTACACCGAGGACGGCGCGCTGGGCGCCAGCGTGGCGACGATGCAGGGCTGGTTCGACATGATCGGCGCCATGCGCGAGAGCGGCGGCTTCCCGCCGGCCGGCTTCTTCGAGGACGTCGGCGGCGGGGCCGAGGCGTCGTACACGGCGCAGGGCAAGCTGGCGTCGGAGATCATCCCGACCAACAACTTCAAGGCGTACAACGAGGCGTGCGGCGGCACGCTCGCCCTCCTGCGCATCCCCTCGGAGTCGACGGCGGAGCGGCGCGGCCAGTCGATCGACTGCCCGCACCTGTGGTCCATCGCCGCGGACTCGCCGAACCAGGCGGCCGCCGCCGACCTGCTGAACTTCCTGACGAACGACCTCTCGGCGTGGCAGGCCATGATGACGACGCGTGGCGTGCCGCCGAACTCGGAGGTGGCTCAGGAGCTCATGGGCGACCTCCCGGAGGACGACGTGACGGCGAGCGAATACCTCCTCGGGCTCGCCGAGGAGGACCTGCCGCCGGCGTTCGCCGACCCGGTCGGGGCCACCGAGGTGCAGTCGCTGCTCGCGGACATCTCCACCGAGGTGGAGTTCGAGCGCGTGACCGCCGCCGACGGCGCGCAGCAGTTCGTCGACGAGGCGAACGCCGTCCTGGGCTGA
- a CDS encoding LacI family DNA-binding transcriptional regulator: MNRPPTIRDVAATAGVSPATVSRVMNGSASVDVALAQRVQTAAADLGYVGNMVARHLATGRTQTIGLLVPDLGNPTFQAALRGLSHAAARADYRVVVADSEENVDEEAILAAELRRRCDALVLCAPRMPVEDLERLVPTLDPVVLVNRRGVGGAPSLRVDYAAGVRALVGHLTSLGHRRLAFLAGPPLSVSNRVRAQELRRLVAVDGLELTEIPCGAMFEDGHAAGPAALASGATGIVCYNDLVAMGLLGALTETGVAVPDAVSVVGFDDIPFARYASPPLTTMSVPQAELGAAAWERVAALLAGREAGHDVAFLPRLEARGSTGAAPAAAG; the protein is encoded by the coding sequence GTGAACCGACCCCCGACGATCCGCGACGTCGCCGCCACGGCAGGTGTCTCACCCGCCACCGTGTCACGCGTGATGAACGGCAGCGCCTCGGTCGACGTCGCTCTCGCGCAGCGTGTCCAGACCGCTGCGGCGGACCTCGGTTACGTCGGCAACATGGTGGCGCGGCACCTCGCCACCGGGCGGACCCAGACGATCGGGCTGCTGGTGCCGGACCTCGGGAACCCCACGTTCCAGGCGGCGCTGCGGGGACTCTCGCACGCGGCTGCTCGCGCGGACTACCGCGTGGTCGTCGCCGACTCGGAGGAGAACGTCGACGAGGAGGCGATCCTTGCGGCGGAGCTCCGACGGCGCTGCGACGCGCTCGTCCTGTGCGCACCGCGCATGCCGGTCGAGGACCTCGAACGGCTCGTTCCGACTCTCGATCCGGTGGTCCTCGTCAATCGTCGCGGAGTGGGCGGCGCACCGTCGCTCCGTGTGGACTACGCGGCCGGGGTCCGTGCCCTCGTCGGGCACCTCACGTCGCTCGGCCACCGGCGTCTCGCGTTCCTCGCCGGGCCGCCGTTGAGCGTCTCGAACCGGGTCCGGGCGCAGGAGCTGCGACGGCTGGTGGCCGTCGACGGCCTCGAGCTCACCGAGATCCCGTGCGGCGCCATGTTCGAGGACGGGCACGCCGCCGGCCCGGCAGCGTTGGCCTCGGGTGCGACGGGCATCGTCTGCTACAACGACCTCGTCGCCATGGGCCTGCTCGGCGCGCTCACGGAGACGGGCGTGGCGGTCCCGGACGCCGTGTCGGTGGTCGGCTTCGACGACATCCCGTTCGCGCGGTACGCCTCGCCGCCGCTGACCACGATGTCCGTGCCGCAGGCCGAGCTCGGCGCCGCGGCCTGGGAGCGCGTCGCGGCGCTCCTCGCGGGCCGGGAGGCCGGGCACGACGTGGCCTTCCTGCCTCGGCTGGAGGCGCGGGGGAGCACCGGCGCGGCGCCTGCGGCAGCTGGGTGA
- a CDS encoding mandelate racemase/muconate lactonizing enzyme family protein, whose product MTDAASSSARITGLTTRILRGGLPRAWDGGVRANHVVAVDVRCSDGVVGHGFSWTPRIGPRAVRSLLEHDLAPWATGRPADPETLWDDAWAYLHEGGGGGLTTIALAGLDLALWDAAGRRARAGVPDVVGRRTSDVATYASGVNLDYELPDLLDQVGRWVDDGFDAVKIKIGSPDLTRDVTRVRAVRDVLGPDRALMVDANQRWDLPTAQHAIDTLAAFDLTWVEEPLRADDTRGYAALARTSPVPLAWGENGHHVHRFRDMVDNAAAGVRILQPNIVRVGGYTPFLRIALEAIAAGIEVAPHLLPDLSAQAALTLPAPTRVESIDGAWLGDLGLLSAPSPVRRRGTRLEVARAPGWGLTFRGQRPADAGASGDATAHR is encoded by the coding sequence GTGACGGACGCGGCGTCGTCGTCGGCCCGCATCACCGGCCTGACGACGCGGATCCTGCGCGGCGGGCTGCCGCGGGCGTGGGACGGCGGCGTGCGGGCGAACCACGTCGTCGCCGTCGACGTCAGGTGCTCGGACGGCGTCGTCGGGCACGGCTTCTCGTGGACGCCGCGGATCGGACCGCGCGCGGTCCGTTCCCTGCTGGAGCACGACCTCGCCCCGTGGGCCACCGGTCGCCCGGCTGATCCCGAGACGCTCTGGGACGACGCGTGGGCGTACCTCCACGAGGGCGGCGGAGGCGGCCTGACGACGATCGCGCTCGCCGGGCTCGACCTCGCGCTGTGGGACGCCGCGGGGCGCCGGGCGCGGGCGGGCGTGCCCGACGTCGTCGGCCGCAGGACCTCCGACGTCGCCACGTACGCCAGCGGCGTCAACCTCGACTACGAGCTGCCGGACCTGCTCGACCAGGTCGGGCGCTGGGTCGACGACGGGTTCGACGCCGTCAAGATCAAGATCGGCTCCCCCGACCTGACCCGGGACGTCACGCGCGTGCGGGCCGTCCGCGACGTGCTCGGCCCGGACCGCGCCCTCATGGTCGACGCGAACCAACGCTGGGACCTGCCGACGGCGCAGCACGCGATCGACACGCTGGCCGCGTTCGACCTCACGTGGGTCGAGGAGCCGCTGCGCGCCGACGACACGCGCGGCTACGCCGCGCTCGCGCGGACGTCGCCCGTCCCGCTCGCCTGGGGCGAGAACGGCCACCACGTGCACCGGTTCCGGGACATGGTCGACAACGCGGCTGCCGGCGTCCGGATCCTGCAGCCGAACATCGTTCGCGTCGGGGGGTACACACCGTTCCTCCGCATCGCCCTCGAGGCGATCGCCGCCGGGATCGAGGTCGCGCCCCACCTCCTGCCGGACCTCTCGGCCCAGGCGGCGCTCACGCTGCCAGCGCCGACCCGCGTAGAGTCGATCGACGGGGCGTGGCTCGGTGACCTGGGTCTGCTCTCGGCGCCGTCCCCGGTGCGCCGGCGCGGCACCCGTCTCGAGGTCGCCCGGGCTCCCGGCTGGGGCCTGACCTTCCGGGGGCAGCGTCCCGCCGACGCCGGTGCGTCGGGCGACGCGACCGCGCACCGTTGA
- a CDS encoding aldehyde dehydrogenase (NADP(+)), giving the protein MTETAPSTDVRAASAAALSAAPVVAASTAAERASWLAAVADALDGATDELVGIADDETHLGATRLAGEVARTTGQLRLFADVVTEGSYLEATIDHADTTATPPRPDLRRVLVPLGPVGVFAASNFPFAFSVAGGDTASALAAGNPVVVKAHPAHPRLSRRTAEIARGALAGAGAPEGTFGLVQGHDAGVALVTDAAIRAVGFTGSTRGGRALFDLAVGRADPIPFYGELGSINPVVVTADAVRTRGAELAAGLAASFTLGVGQFCTNPGLVLVPAGTGFPELVADAASGAAGGLMLTHRMAEAYASGVETQAAVPGVRRLLGPAAGSSGAHADSAAGSATDTAAPVVHVTSAAVVLDHPELLDEVFGPSTLLVTYEGDADLLAVLQRVGGALTATLHAASDEDVSALVPHLIALAGRVLFAGWPTGVAVTWSQQHGGPWPATTASLFTSVGATAIRRFLRPVAFQDAPAAALPPALREENPLGIPRRVDGVPTVGEAGRSAL; this is encoded by the coding sequence GTGACCGAGACCGCCCCCAGCACCGACGTCCGGGCAGCGAGCGCTGCCGCGCTGAGCGCCGCGCCCGTGGTGGCCGCCTCCACCGCCGCCGAGCGGGCGTCGTGGCTCGCCGCCGTGGCCGACGCGCTCGACGGCGCCACGGACGAGCTCGTCGGCATCGCCGACGACGAGACGCACCTCGGCGCGACCCGGCTGGCCGGCGAGGTGGCCCGCACCACCGGCCAGCTGCGGCTCTTCGCCGACGTCGTCACGGAGGGCTCCTACCTCGAGGCCACCATCGACCACGCGGACACGACGGCGACGCCGCCGCGGCCCGACCTGCGCCGCGTCCTCGTCCCGCTCGGGCCGGTGGGCGTGTTCGCGGCGAGCAACTTCCCGTTCGCGTTCTCCGTCGCCGGCGGCGACACCGCCTCGGCCCTCGCGGCCGGCAACCCGGTGGTCGTCAAGGCGCACCCGGCGCACCCGCGGCTGTCGCGGCGCACCGCCGAGATCGCGCGCGGCGCGCTCGCCGGCGCCGGGGCGCCGGAGGGGACGTTCGGCCTCGTCCAGGGGCACGACGCCGGGGTCGCGCTCGTGACGGACGCCGCGATCCGCGCCGTCGGGTTCACCGGCTCGACGCGCGGCGGGCGGGCGCTGTTCGACCTGGCCGTCGGCCGCGCGGACCCCATCCCGTTCTACGGCGAGCTCGGCAGCATCAACCCGGTGGTCGTCACCGCCGACGCGGTGCGCACCCGCGGCGCCGAGCTCGCGGCCGGGCTCGCGGCGTCGTTCACGCTCGGCGTCGGCCAGTTCTGCACAAACCCCGGGCTCGTCCTCGTGCCCGCGGGGACGGGGTTCCCCGAGCTCGTCGCCGACGCAGCCTCCGGGGCCGCCGGCGGCCTCATGCTGACGCACCGGATGGCCGAGGCCTACGCCTCGGGCGTCGAGACCCAGGCGGCGGTTCCCGGGGTGCGGCGCCTGCTCGGCCCGGCAGCCGGGTCGTCGGGCGCGCACGCCGACTCCGCAGCCGGCTCGGCCACGGACACCGCCGCACCCGTCGTGCACGTGACGAGCGCCGCCGTCGTCCTCGATCACCCCGAGCTGCTGGACGAGGTGTTCGGACCGAGCACCCTGCTCGTCACGTACGAGGGCGACGCCGACCTGCTCGCCGTCCTGCAGCGCGTGGGCGGCGCGCTCACCGCCACCCTCCACGCGGCGTCGGACGAGGACGTGTCGGCGCTCGTCCCGCACCTCATCGCCCTCGCCGGCCGCGTGCTGTTCGCGGGCTGGCCCACCGGCGTCGCCGTCACGTGGAGCCAGCAGCACGGCGGCCCGTGGCCAGCCACCACCGCGTCGCTCTTCACGTCCGTGGGGGCGACGGCGATCCGCCGGTTCCTCCGGCCCGTCGCGTTCCAGGACGCTCCCGCCGCCGCCCTGCCGCCCGCCCTGCGCGAGGAGAACCCGCTCGGGATCCCCCGCCGCGTCGACGGCGTCCCGACGGTCGGGGAGGCCGGCAGATCCGCCCTGTGA
- a CDS encoding 5-dehydro-4-deoxyglucarate dehydratase produces the protein MIAPGILFFPVTPFDAAGRVAPEPLAAHVSSRVEDCGAVFAACGTGEFAALDAAEVGLVVRTAVAAAAGRRAVLGGAGGPLPHAIACAREIADAGGSGILLLPPYLTAGSPAGLGAYVRAVLDATDLPVILYHRATASYTPELLAELAADPRVIGIKDGVGDIALAQRLVLAAADRPDFLFFNGLLTAELTQAAYRAIGVGLYSSAVYAAAPEVALAFHAALERGDDAARTTLLREFFAPFVRLRDAVPGYAVALVKAGVGLGGIEVGGVRPPLVAPTPEHRDALAALLEHGRAVAAQVRHPDARA, from the coding sequence ATGATCGCCCCCGGCATCCTGTTCTTCCCGGTGACGCCGTTCGACGCCGCAGGGCGGGTCGCGCCCGAGCCGCTCGCCGCCCACGTCTCCAGCCGCGTGGAGGACTGCGGCGCCGTGTTCGCCGCGTGCGGCACCGGCGAGTTCGCGGCGCTGGACGCCGCCGAGGTCGGCCTCGTCGTGCGGACGGCGGTCGCCGCGGCCGCCGGTCGGCGGGCGGTGCTCGGCGGTGCGGGCGGCCCGCTGCCGCACGCGATCGCCTGCGCCCGCGAGATCGCCGACGCCGGAGGCTCCGGGATCCTGCTCCTGCCGCCGTACCTCACGGCCGGCTCCCCCGCGGGCCTCGGCGCGTACGTGCGCGCGGTGCTCGACGCGACCGACCTGCCGGTGATCCTCTACCACCGGGCCACCGCCAGCTACACGCCGGAGCTGCTCGCCGAGCTGGCCGCCGACCCTCGGGTCATCGGCATCAAGGACGGCGTGGGCGACATCGCGCTCGCGCAACGGCTCGTGCTGGCGGCCGCCGACCGGCCGGACTTCCTGTTCTTCAACGGGCTGCTCACGGCCGAGCTGACGCAGGCGGCCTACCGGGCGATCGGCGTCGGGCTCTACTCCTCGGCCGTGTACGCCGCGGCGCCGGAGGTGGCGCTCGCGTTCCACGCGGCCCTCGAGCGGGGGGACGACGCCGCCCGCACCACCCTGCTGCGCGAGTTCTTCGCGCCGTTCGTCCGGCTGCGCGACGCCGTCCCGGGCTATGCGGTGGCGCTGGTCAAGGCCGGTGTGGGCCTGGGCGGGATCGAGGTCGGCGGGGTCCGCCCGCCCCTGGTCGCCCCGACCCCAGAGCACCGGGACGCCCTCGCCGCGCTGCTGGAGCACGGCCGGGCGGTGGCCGCACAGGTGCGGCACCCGGACGCACGAGCGTGA